The Halomonas sp. HAL1 genome segment GTCGCCGCTCACCAGCCCGCCCGGTGGGTGAAGCACGTACACATGGCACGCCTCACTCCGGCCTTCTGGGTAGAAGGGCCGTTGCACCCGCAGCGGGCCTTGGTGGCGCGCCTGTACCATGCGGGTAACGCCGTCGCGATGAGCAAAACGTAAGTCCAACGAAGCCGCCCAGTGGCGGCCTTGATCAAAGCGGTGGCCAGAGGCAAGGGGAGATTTTGCGATATCGCATAGCATCATAATTAGCTATCGCTTCCTTTCAGTAAGCCGTTAGCTAAGCAGTGCAATTAATGCGCCAAAATGGTGAAAAACTATTTTCAATTTCTAAAACAATGAGTTAAACAATGCCTCTCTACACCTAAAACTTTCAATGCACCACAAAAGATCAAAAAAATTACAAGTTGCACCAAACAAGAACGCGCAGTCGCTGCTTATCCTGCCAACTAGGCTGCATCAGCAAGTAAATATATCGATTAAAAGGGAGCTAACACGGCTAGACAACCGCTTAGCATGGCGCTTATATAAGCTTTTATTCAGGAGCCTAATCATGCTTCAACTTCGCCCTAACTGTGAATGCTGCGATAAGGATTTACCCCCTGATGCAGCGGCGGTCATTTGCTCCTTTGAATGCACATTTTGCCCTGAGTGCGCCAACGGCGTGCTGGCTGGGTCATGCCCCAATTGTGGCGGCCATTTTTCGCCGCGACCCGTTAGGCCCAGCCACTTGCTGGATAAGTACCCTGCTTCATCAGAGCGCATTGTAAAGGCCCCTTAAAAGAGCATAACGAATGAAACGATCTGCTGTTCTTTCCGC includes the following:
- a CDS encoding DUF1272 domain-containing protein, coding for MLQLRPNCECCDKDLPPDAAAVICSFECTFCPECANGVLAGSCPNCGGHFSPRPVRPSHLLDKYPASSERIVKAP